Genomic window (Sporosarcina sp. 6E9):
TGATAGATCCAATAACTGCCTTAACCGCCGCGACTAAAAAGATTGGGGATGAACGCTTTACAAATGTTCTTGATATCAATAGAAAAGATGAAATTGGGCAATTGGTAAAAAGTTTACAAGAGATGACTGAGAAATTGAGTGAAAATGATAGAATCCGTAAAGAATTCATCAGTGATGTGTCGCATGATTTTCAGTCGCCTTTATTGAATATTAAAGGCTATTCCGAATTACTTTTGGATGAAAGTCTTAGCATAGAGAAACGCCAGAGTTATGCGTCTGTCATTCAATCTGAGACGGAGAGGCTTTCGTCATTGACGCAACAGTTACTTCTTTTGACTTCGTTAGATCAGTTATCGTCACCGCTTGCCATAAAGAATTTCAGATTGGATAAACAATTAAAAGAAACGATTCGTAAATATAGGTGGTTGTTGGAAGAGAAGCGTATGACGTTATCGATGGATCTAGATGAGGTGAATTTTAACGGAGATCCCGCGTTTCTTGAAAAAGTATGGGAGAATTTATTTTCCAATGCGTTAAAATATACGTCTGAAGAAGGCGTAATTGAAATTAGTTTAAAGGAGAAAGAGCGCAGTATTGTCATGTCTGTACAAGATAACGGCATTGGCATTAATGATGAAGAACAGGAAAGAATTTTTGATCGTTTTTATCGGGCAGATAATTCACGAACGCAGGAGATTAGCGGAACCGGGTTGGGGTTATCGATCGTTCAACAAGTTGTGAAACTTCATGATGGTACCATTCGTGTCGTTAGTAATAAAGATAGGGGAACGACATTTATTATCACATTGCCGAAATTGTAATGTCTAGTTAATCTTCCGTTCATGTTGGATGTTTAAGATAAGGATATAACATAAACAACATAGGAGGATTTTTGTATGCAGGAAAAATGGAGTTTGCGACTTATTCGAATTTCAGCGATATTTGGTTTGATCGGAACAGT
Coding sequences:
- a CDS encoding HAMP domain-containing sensor histidine kinase; amino-acid sequence: MKSLYGKFLLNTIAIMIVSSLIAFLAVNTYYHQVLKGYNDEKNMGIAESIASFIETNEGLDLEQYLETQAATGYKLYVVNEGKTATLYGEPFRVENLSKSAIEGVLNGNAYHGMRNLPSETFVTGFFSSELANTVGVPFSYEGSKYALFLRPDIKMLFTEVHYILGGMVLIMAVISLLSMLVVAKKLIDPITALTAATKKIGDERFTNVLDINRKDEIGQLVKSLQEMTEKLSENDRIRKEFISDVSHDFQSPLLNIKGYSELLLDESLSIEKRQSYASVIQSETERLSSLTQQLLLLTSLDQLSSPLAIKNFRLDKQLKETIRKYRWLLEEKRMTLSMDLDEVNFNGDPAFLEKVWENLFSNALKYTSEEGVIEISLKEKERSIVMSVQDNGIGINDEEQERIFDRFYRADNSRTQEISGTGLGLSIVQQVVKLHDGTIRVVSNKDRGTTFIITLPKL